A single genomic interval of Sinorhizobium garamanticum harbors:
- a CDS encoding TetR/AcrR family transcriptional regulator, with product MAVKRSGTQSKRPQRIRASLQSVQEPRSEPPLSRERIVATAVELLDDQGVDGLTMRRLADRLGSGAMSLYWHVDNKEDVFDLALDSVLEYRGPPQTVEPQDWRGEVVHMLEDWRASMLRHPWSASLLPRRALGPNILSRLELLSKTLSRAGVADADLNVAIWSLWNYVMGATVTRASFELSDDDRAAAQQRLTRLSEHYPTIERSRLLLDNDWDGAFRKGLDFLLDGLAPR from the coding sequence ATGGCAGTCAAGCGGAGCGGCACTCAGAGCAAACGGCCCCAACGGATACGTGCGTCGCTCCAGTCCGTGCAAGAGCCGCGCAGTGAACCGCCTCTCTCTCGGGAACGGATCGTGGCGACCGCGGTAGAATTGCTGGACGACCAGGGGGTCGACGGATTGACGATGCGCCGGCTGGCCGATCGCCTCGGCTCCGGCGCAATGAGCCTATATTGGCACGTCGACAACAAAGAGGATGTCTTTGATCTGGCGCTCGACTCGGTGCTCGAATATCGCGGACCGCCGCAAACAGTTGAACCTCAAGACTGGCGCGGGGAGGTCGTTCATATGCTCGAAGACTGGCGCGCCAGCATGTTGCGCCATCCCTGGTCGGCATCACTGTTGCCGCGCCGGGCGCTCGGCCCGAACATCCTCAGTCGCCTGGAACTGCTGAGCAAGACCTTGTCCAGAGCCGGTGTAGCGGACGCAGATCTGAACGTCGCGATATGGTCGCTCTGGAACTATGTGATGGGCGCCACCGTCACCCGGGCGAGCTTCGAGCTCTCGGACGACGACAGGGCCGCCGCGCAGCAGCGCCTTACACGTCTCAGCGAACACTACCCGACAATCGAACGCTCTCGTCTGCTGTTGGATAACGATTGGGACGGCGCTTTCAGGAAAGGCCTCGACTTCCTGCTTGATGGCCTCGCTCCGAGATAA
- a CDS encoding DUF4189 domain-containing protein has protein sequence MSRHLWPILIAALVGISSGNAADLVTPQPETTHEETGIWGAIAFSPADGRHGFFWGADKRTEAEDAALKHCENAEGAACKVVEVFRNHRHWDDDDGTGFPYEHCAALSLGGTSPAGAPSWGTASATTRREAERNALSLCGGEENRCEIREWVCT, from the coding sequence ATGAGCCGTCACCTTTGGCCCATACTGATTGCCGCCCTCGTTGGCATTTCGTCCGGCAATGCCGCAGATTTGGTGACGCCGCAGCCGGAAACCACGCACGAAGAGACAGGCATCTGGGGCGCGATTGCGTTTTCGCCTGCAGATGGCCGGCACGGCTTCTTCTGGGGCGCCGACAAGAGGACGGAAGCGGAAGATGCCGCGCTCAAGCATTGCGAGAATGCGGAGGGCGCGGCTTGCAAGGTGGTCGAAGTGTTCCGCAACCACCGCCATTGGGATGACGACGACGGCACGGGCTTTCCCTATGAGCATTGTGCAGCTCTGTCGCTGGGTGGGACCTCCCCTGCTGGAGCCCCCTCCTGGGGTACCGCCTCGGCGACGACCCGGCGCGAAGCGGAACGGAATGCCTTGAGCCTCTGTGGCGGCGAGGAGAACCGGTGCGAGATCCGTGAATGGGTTTGCACCTGA
- a CDS encoding RidA family protein: MSRAIKHLLIGGLIIMTIGVPTATTANENDLKLTIVNPKTLYDPTPNGYSTAVIVPREARVAYISGQGGQDSTGALSPDFSVQVKQAYANLRTALDALGARPDQVAKLTVFVVDHDMSKLEVLTRNVKEMFGEALPAQTLIPVPKLAIDPMLFEVEAVVMLD; the protein is encoded by the coding sequence ATGTCACGCGCAATCAAGCATCTGCTTATCGGAGGGCTAATCATCATGACCATCGGAGTTCCCACTGCGACGACAGCGAATGAGAACGATCTCAAGCTGACCATCGTCAATCCAAAAACCCTCTACGACCCGACGCCGAACGGCTACAGCACGGCGGTGATTGTGCCCCGCGAAGCCCGGGTGGCCTACATCTCCGGACAGGGCGGCCAAGACAGCACGGGAGCCTTGTCGCCCGACTTTTCTGTCCAGGTTAAGCAAGCCTACGCAAACTTGCGCACCGCCCTCGATGCGCTCGGCGCAAGGCCGGATCAGGTCGCCAAGCTCACGGTCTTTGTGGTCGATCACGATATGTCCAAGCTTGAGGTCTTGACCAGGAACGTGAAAGAAATGTTCGGCGAGGCACTGCCGGCGCAGACTCTGATTCCTGTCCCGAAGCTTGCAATTGACCCCATGCTCTTCGAGGTCGAAGCCGTCGTCATGCTGGATTAA